Genomic DNA from Antennarius striatus isolate MH-2024 chromosome 16, ASM4005453v1, whole genome shotgun sequence:
ggtgagcccgactatatctagtcggaacttgtccacctcacacaccagctcaggctccttccctgctacagaggtgacattccacgtcccaagagccagcttcggtagccggggatcggatcaccaaggtccctgccttcagccaccgcccagctcacaatgcacccgacccctatggcccctcccacaggtggtgagcccatgggaagagggacccacgttgtcctttctggctgcgcccgaccggaccccatgggtgcaggccggGCCACCAGCCGTTTGCCtccgagccccacctccaggcctggctacagaggggggccccggtgacccgcatccgggcaagggaaaacatgttccaatgtttttcatcattaccatccatccatccatccatccatccatccaaatgaataaatgaagtaaTGGTCACATCACCAAAAAAACATCCTGATGAAGAATGGAGGATGACTTCAGAATAATCACAGCCTGAGGAAGACGTCCTGTGGTGGGATTGGTGGTGGGTACTATATTGGTGTTACTATATTATTAGTTGGTATTATTGTAGTATTAGTTGGTATTATTATAGTATTGGTTAGTATTATTATAGTATGGGTTGGTATTACTATAGTATTGGTTGGTATTATtatagtcttcttcttttcctttgggcttttcccttcaggtgtcgccacagcgaatcaattgcctccatctaaccctgcatgcacgctgcatctccctgtactcctgtctattcTCCTCAGTTCTCTCAGTGTCCcgcttcctcttagctaacctctttctctgtatacactcctgtacctcctcattccaccaccaagtctccttatctactttccttccagatgacacaccaagtactctcctgtctccctgatcacattagctgtagttgtccagtcatctggaagcacctcttgaCCACCCAGGTTGGTATTATTATAGTATTGGTTGGTATTATTATAGTATTGGTTGGTAGTATTATAGTATGGGTTGGTACTATTATAGTATTGGTTGGTACTATTATAATATTGGTTGGTATTATTGTAGTATTGGTTGGTTTTATTATAGTATTGGTAGTATTATAGTATGGGTTGGTATTATTATAGTATTGTTGGTATTATTATAGTATTGGTTGGTACCATTTTTGTATTGGTTGGTATTACTAAAGCATTGGTTGGTATTATTATAGTATTGGTTGTTATTATTGTAGTATTGATTGGTATTACTATAGTATTGGTTGGTAATATTATAGTATGGGTTGGTACTATTATAGTATTGGTTGGTACTATTATAGTATTGGTTGGTATTATTGTAGTATTGGTTGGTTTTATTATAGTATTGGTAGTATTATACTATGGGTTGGTATTATTATAGTATTGGTGGGTATTATTATAGCATTGGTTGGTATTATTATAGTATGGGTtggtattattatattactggTTGGTATTATTGTAGTATTGGTTGGTTTTATTATAGTATTGGTAGTATTATACTATGGGTTGGTATTATTATAGTATTGGTGGGTATTATTATAGCATTGGTTGGTATTATTATAGTATGGGTtggtattattatattactggTTGGTATTATTGTAGTATGGGTTAGTATTATTGTAGTATGGGTTGGTATTATATTATTGGTTTGTATTATTATAGTATTGGTTGGTATTATTGTCGTATTGGTTGGTATTATTATAGCATTGGTTGGTATTATTATAGTATTggttattattatagtattggTTGGTATTACTATAGTACTGGTTGGTAGTATTATAGTATGGGTTGGTATTATAGTATTGGCTGGTATTATTATAGTATGGGTTGGTATTATTATAATATGGGTTGGTATTATTATAGTATTGGTTGGTATTATTGTAGTATTGGTTGGTATTATTATAGTATtggtattattattgtattggTGGGTATTATTATAGCATTGGTTGGTATTATTATAGTATTggttattattatagtattggTTGGTATTACTATAGTACTGGTTGGTAGTATTATAGTATGGGTTGGTATTATAGTATTGGCTGGTATTATTATAGTATGGGTTGGTATTATAGTATTGGCTGGTATTATTATAGTATGGGTTGGTATTATAGTATTGGCTGGTACTATTATTGGTTGGTATTATTATAGTATTGGTATTATTGTAGTATTGGTAGGTATTATTATAGTATTGGTTGGTATCACTATAGTATTGGTTGGTAGTATTATAGAATGGGTTGGTATTATAGTATGGGTTGGTATTATAGTAGTATTGGTTGGTATTACTATAGTATTGGTCAGTATTGGCAGTGAGCACCAGGCAGAACCTCAGCAGGAGCTACAACCACAATCACTGATCTCAGCATGACTATCTAGAGGAACCTGTGAGAtgaatgagcaaaaaaaacaccatGGAAATCTAAGTTAGTGACACTGACGGAACATGAATGTGTGCGTTTGGACGGGGTGAAGAGAGGAGGactgcatcatgggaagtctTCTGCAACCAAGGCCTGTTGCAGCAAAGCTAAGGGACAGGGACAGGTTCAGGTTTCCCTGTGCCAGGTCTATGAGGTCCATCAGAAAGGAAAGTCTTCTCTCTGTATGGACCCATTgagaagccgtagatgaatgctagcaggctaactggagaaagaaagctaactaatggtgagattgggagaGGAGCTAACGCTGAAGGAAAAGGCTCCTGTTAAAAGAGCAggagaagtgatggttctgttagtgactacatgaacacaactgtatggagttactaaagGGCATTTTTGTCAGCCCCccaggagcattgtgggtactacatggattgccccattccaaacagaaaccatagctggacagactgttggtgctagcagctagtttcactcacaaatggttgttttttgtcgttctgctgtttggactctctgctctgaacatgaacactgttaacagttctgactctaGAATGATGTGAACTGAAGTCCATGTAGTTATTTCTTCTAACATAACAGAtgtcttacgccatattgttcatgattccttctggcagatgcaccgtgattggttgggtacttgattgacaggtagtgggtggagtttgtAACGGTGTGACAAAGTTAGACtttgagcttattcaaatatacaggtggggataaaatatatgaaatagaTTCTAAGTACAACTCAACTTCAGTCCCATTTCCTGGCATCTTttcaattcattaatttttttaagacACATATTACACTATAAATCATGCCACTTCATTATATTTAACGTCTGATCTCTCAGTGCTGTTTTTTGTACaagaaatgtaattattatCTTGCTGATTATGGAAATAACACAAGAATGTTTCAAATAAACCTGTGAAGTAAATTGAAACTTTTTAACCTGCCTGAAGCTGCTGGTTGTTACTCTTTTCTAGACCTTTTAGTAACGATACTCATCCTGATAATCTGGAACATCTGACTGATACTTCAGTTCATGTTTCTGTTGTTAAAGCCCTGCCAACAGAACCCATCTGTTCTCTACTCTGGATCACGTCATCAGgaataaatgtatttgaaaacattttattgactAAAGCTGAGtgattaatgacaaaaaaatatacatttctaTCGATAAACAGACGTtcaatgacatcacacactgacCAATAAGAGCCCCAGTtcttccagccaatcagcatggATCAGGGAGTGGCCTGATAGCGTCTCTGTCGTGTAAAGAGATCGAAGGTGGAGTGGGCGTGGTGCGTTTCCACGTGGGGCTTAATGATGGCTGTGTCCTCCTCTGGTGGGAGGGGCTTCTCTCTAAAGAGGTCTGAGGTCATGAAGGGCAAGAGGGAGGGGCCATCTGTTGTCTTGCTCCCATGACAGCGAGGGGGTGGGGCCAGCACCAGCTTATCATGTAGCGCCTGGCTGATCAGCTGGTCTTTTTCCACATCGACGCTGACCAATGAGGTGTAGAGGAGCTGGGAGTGGGACAGATTGACAactgcagaggaggagaaaacgAATCGTTCACTGACCTGCTGGGATGGAGAACCTACACCATCACCACAGGTGGGCTTGTTAAAACATGGTTAGCCTCTCCAGAGAGATGGACGgatgtgctaacattagcttcagCAGTGGATGGGGATGTGTTAACATTAGCTTCAGCAGTGGATGGGGATGTGATAACATTAGCTTTAGCAGTGGATGGGgatgtgctaacattagcttcagCAGTGGATGGAgatgtgctaacattagctttagCAGTGGATGGAgatgtgctaacattagcttcagCAGTGGATGGGgatgtgctaacattagcttcagCAGTGGATGGGgatgtgctaacattagcttcagCAGTGGATGGGgatgtgctaacattagcttcagCAGTGGATGGGGATGTGCTAACTTTAGCTTTAGCAGTGGATGGGGATGTGATTCTTGCGGTAGCTATCTGGTTTGCTATCTGTGGCCTCTATGAAGCCTCTACAGTCGTCACAGGACAGACCTCGCTTTGGTCCTGCGCTTGTTACCTTCACTGGCTTTGGCGTTGATGAGGTTCTTCGTCTTCTCCGAACTCTGCAGAGTCTCCTGAACGGCCTTGTGGGAGTCAAactccgccccctgctggacgacAGACAGACAACCCAGGTGATGACCTGCTGGTCAGACCGTTTCAGTAGGTGATCAGTGAACCGAGTTAACCTGAAGCGACTGAAGCTGGGCTTTCAGGGCCAAAGTGCTGTTTAGCTCCATCCTCTCCAGACAGCAGGGGTCCACATcaggaggctccgcccactgtcTGAGGGCTGGGGAGACACAGAACACAGCTGATAATACTGATTACTGTCGTTAACGGTCTGATGGAGTTCAGAGAAAGTAAAACAGTGTTGTTGTGATCTTTACACAAACACGTTTCATTagatgttcacacacacacacacacacacacacacacacgctttacCATTGTGACGTCCTCTGCTGTTCCTCTGAGCTCCGATTGGCTGCTGAGGCAGGGCGTTGGGTTGGACCTGCATCTCTGGCGTTACCGTGACGACCATCGGCTCTTTGACATTCATCTGCAGCACAGCGAACCAGTGATGTGACTCACAAAGGACTGGCCCACACAGACCAACAGTTTGGTCCTGATTCACACTGAGAATCATTTAAgactgtatacgtgtgtgtgtgtgtgtgtgtgtgtgtgtgtgtgtgtgtgtttgtgtgtgtgtctgtgtgtgtgctaacgATGCTACAAGCTACATGTCAGGCTAACATGTCATGTTAGGCTACATGTCCTACCATCACCCGGCTGTCGTCCTTTCTGCTGGACCGTCTTCCCGTCTTCCTCTTCGGCTGCGATCGGTCCCTCTGCTGACTCGTCttcggtgggggggggcgtgtgggGGCGTGGCCGGGGCTGAGTAGGACTGACAGGTCCAGCTCAGGACAGCCAGTCAGCAgggtggaagaggaggacacgGGGAGGGGGGCCGGGTGGGGAGAgggtggaggagagaggggggaggaggaactCTTCATCCTGTCCATCAGCAAGAGAAGCTGGAATTAACATCCATTGTAGCGCCCCCCCCTGCTGAGATACGAAGCTTCACTCGTCATAATGTCTCCAGTGATCTGGATGGGATccacagatatacagtacatacgtAGATAATCCTACCGCATACATACTAGACGACTGTTAGCACTCATATTATGTCAAAAAACAATCCGCTAACGAAAGAAAAACGAGAGCCtatcattactttaagaaatgaaggtcagccagtccagaaaaactgtaaaaacttTAAATGCGTCCCAAAGTGGAGTTACAAAAACCATCAAGCGCTACAATGAAACTGGCACACATGAGGACCGacccaggaaaggaagaccagGTGTCACCTCTGCTTCTAAGGAGAAGATCATTTGAGCGACCAGACTCAGAAATCACAAGTTAACAGCACCTCAGCTCAGAAACCAGATGAATGCCATACAGAgttctagcagcagacacatctgTAGAACAAGTGTTAAGAGGAGACTGtgtgaatcaggccttcatggtCAAATAGCTGCTAGGAAACAACTGCTAAGGCGAGTTAACAAGCAGAAGAGATTTGTTTGGACCAAGAAACACAGTGAATGAGCATTAGACCAGTGGAAGTCTGTTCTTTGTTCTGATGAGTCCACATTTGAGATCTTTGGTTCCAACCGTCGTGTCGTTGAGAGATGCAGAAAAGGTGAACTGATGGATCGAGATGGTTTGGGGTGAACTGGACCGTAGAGTGAAAGGCAAAGGGTGTCAAACACCTTTGGGACGTCCTTCAGGACTGTTGGAAAACcgtttctctctctccgtctcttttccttgacctacactgtatttctctttcccaaccaacaggtcaaggcggatgacccccctccagagtctgggtcctgcccggggTTTcatcctcaatgagggagttttcccccgccaccgtcgcttatgcttgccctggagggcattgttggctttctgtctgtaaagcgctttggaaCGTCTTCAGAAGTGATTaagtgctaaaaataaaagttgattgattgattgattgatttcaggTGACGACCGCTTGACGATCATCGAGAGAATGCCAGGAGTGTGTGAAGCAGTAATCAGAGCGAACGGTGCCCACTTTGAATAGACTAGAATATACAACGTGTTTTCAGTTACTTCACCCTTTTGTCACCTACTAACCCCACCTGTGTTCTCATCCTTCTGAAGCCTCCAGTCAGAATCCAGTGTAGTCGTGAAAGTTAGGAAAACACATGGAAGGAGAAGGTTTGTCTACACTTTGGGCCCCACTGTGTTTatcatattttatataaaaaacaaaactgcaattACGGGGAAAGGTTCCAAATCCAGACCATAATACCCCCATCAGTACAGCGCACGAGCCCACCTGTCACCTGTTGGACCTACTTCCTGCTGCTCCGCGGACGGATCTCGTCTCCAGGGTTCCGTTCACACTGGATGTTACGGGCTGGCGTCACGTGGTTAGTCCGCGG
This window encodes:
- the ppp1r35 gene encoding protein phosphatase 1 regulatory subunit 35 isoform X2, producing MKSSSSPLSPPPSPHPAPLPVSSSSTLLTGCPELDLSVLLSPGHAPTRPPPPKTSQQRDRSQPKRKTGRRSSRKDDSRVMMNVKEPMVVTVTPEMQVQPNALPQQPIGAQRNSRGRHNALRQWAEPPDVDPCCLERMELNSTLALKAQLQSLQGAEFDSHKAVQETLQSSEKTKNLINAKASEVVNLSHSQLLYTSLVSVDVEKDQLISQALHDKLVLAPPPRCHGSKTTDGPSLLPFMTSDLFREKPLPPEEDTAIIKPHVETHHAHSTFDLFTRQRRYQATP
- the ppp1r35 gene encoding protein phosphatase 1 regulatory subunit 35 isoform X1, which codes for MDRMKSSSSPLSPPPSPHPAPLPVSSSSTLLTGCPELDLSVLLSPGHAPTRPPPPKTSQQRDRSQPKRKTGRRSSRKDDSRVMMNVKEPMVVTVTPEMQVQPNALPQQPIGAQRNSRGRHNALRQWAEPPDVDPCCLERMELNSTLALKAQLQSLQGAEFDSHKAVQETLQSSEKTKNLINAKASEVVNLSHSQLLYTSLVSVDVEKDQLISQALHDKLVLAPPPRCHGSKTTDGPSLLPFMTSDLFREKPLPPEEDTAIIKPHVETHHAHSTFDLFTRQRRYQATP